The following coding sequences lie in one Arachis hypogaea cultivar Tifrunner chromosome 4, arahy.Tifrunner.gnm2.J5K5, whole genome shotgun sequence genomic window:
- the LOC112797201 gene encoding putative pentatricopeptide repeat-containing protein At5g09950, translating to MRCFGGTLYPRCQRRLFYNSRHAVTVFPPPQKLLHDKLSHHQLNSPPLSLEYHDLLAQRYKSSSSVRDAHQLHLQLYKTGFSSDVFLSNTLVNIYVRIGNLFCARKLFAEMPQRNTVSWSCLISGYAQNGMPDDACILFKEMISAGLMPNHYAIGSALRACQDGGPTRLKLGMDIHALISKSPFSSDIILSNVLMSMYSNCSGSIDDARRVFDEIQIKNSTSWNSIISVYCRRGDPTSAFELFSSMQREATELTFTPNEYTFCSLVTAACSVFDCRLILLEQILTRIEKSGFLQDLYVGSALVNGFARYGLTEWAKIIVRQMRDMNVVTMNGLMVGLTRQHQGEEAANIFKEMKDMVQINAESYVVLLSALTEFSNLNEGKRKGQEVHAYLIRRELFDFWIPIGNALVNLYAKCGAVHNACSIFQLMPNKDIVSWNSMISGLDHNEQFEEAVACFNTMRRHGMVPSNFSVISTLSSCASLGWIMLGRQIHGEGIKLGLDSDVSVSNAILTLYAETDYMNECRKVFFQMPEYDQISWNSFIGALATSETSVSEATKYFLEMLRAGWRPNRVTFINILAAVSSLSLLELGRQIHTLILKYSASDDNAIENALLAFYGKSGQMEDCETIFSRMSERRDEVSWNSMISGYIHNDTLHKAMDLVSHMMQEGQRLDGFTLATVLSACASVATLERGMEVHACAIRACLETDVVVGSALVDMYAKCGKIDYASRFFELMPVRNMYSWNSMISGYARHGHGQKALKLFTEMKQQGQLPDHVTFVGVLSACSHVGLVDEGLKHFKSMNEVYGLAPRIEHFSCMADLLGRAGDVNRLDDFIKTMPMDPNVLIWRTVLGACCRTNGRNTELGRKAAKMLIQLEPQNAVNYVLLSNMYAAGGMWGDVAEARLAMRKAAVKKEAGCSWVTMKDEVHVFVAGDQTHPEKDKIYEKLKELMKKIRDAGYVPESKYALYDVELENKEELLSYHSEKLAIAFVLTRKSELPIRIMKNLRVCGDCHTAFKYISKIVNRQIVLRDSNRFHHFDGGACSCGDYW from the coding sequence TCAACATTTATGTCAGAATTGGCAATTTGTTTTGCGCCCGGAAGCTGTTTGCTGAAATGCCTCAAAGGAACACTGTTTCCTGgtcttgtttgatttcaggatATGCACAAAATGGCATGCCTGATGACGCTTGTATTTTATTCAAAGAGATGATTTCTGCTGGCCTCATGCCAAATCACTATGCCATTGGTAGTGCCCTTCGAGCTTGCCAAGACGGAGGTCCAACTAGGCTTAAACTCGGCATGGATATTCATgccttaatttctaagtctccATTTTCTTCAGACATAATCTTGTCTAATGTGCTCATGTCCATGTATTCAAATTGCTCCGGTTCCATTGATGATGCTCGCCGTGTTTTTGATGAAATACAAATTAAGAACTCCACATCATGGAATTCTATTATTTCAGTGTATTGCCGTAGGGGGGATCCAACTTCTGCTTTTGAGCTATTTTCAAGCATGCAAAGGGAAGCCACAGAGCTCACCTTTACGCCTAATGAATATACCTTCTGTAGCTTAGTAACTGCTGCATGCTCTGTGTTTGACTGTCGATTGATTTTGCTTGAGCAGATTTTAACAAGGATTGAGAAATCCGGATTTCTACAAGATTTGTATGTTGGTAGTGCATTAGTCAATGGCTTTGCAAGATACGGCTTAACTGAATGGGCAAAAATAATTGTTCGGCAGATGCGTGATATGAATGTAGTGACTATGAATGGGTTAATGGTTGGATTGACAAGGCAGCACCAGGGTGAAGAAGCAGCTAACATATTCAAGGAAATGAAAGATATGGTTCAAATAAACGCAGAATCTTATGTGGTTCTTCTAAGTGCTTTAACTGAATTCTCAAATTTGAATGAAGGCAAGAGAAAGGGTCAAGAGGTTCATGCTTATTTGATTCGCAGAGAATTATTTGATTTCTGGATTCCGATTGGAAATGCACTTGTTAATCTGTATGCAAAATGTGGTGCCGTCCATAATGCTTGCTCAATTTTTCAACTCATGCCTAATAAAGATATTGTCTCGTGGAATTCTATGATCTCTGGCCTTGACCATAATGAGCAATTTGAGGAAGCAGTTGCCTGTTTTAATACAATGAGGAGACATGGAATGGTGCCCTCAAATTTCTCAGTTATTAGCACTTTGAGTTCCTGTGCAAGCCTGGGTTGGATCATGTTAGGACGACAGATACATGGTGAAGGGATTAAATTGGGGCTTGATTCGGATGTTTCAGTTTCAAATGCTATTCTTACGTTATATGCAGAAACTGATTATATGAATGAGTGTCGGAAAGTATTTTTTCAGATGCCAGAGTATGATCAGATTTCTTGGAATTCTTTCATTGGTGCACTAGCAACTTCAGAAACATCTGTTTCAGAGGCTACAAAATATTTCCTGGAGATGTTGCGAGCCGGGTGGAGGCCTAATAGAGTcacatttataaatattttagcaGCAGTTTCTTCTCTTTCACTTCTTGAATTGGGCCGTCAAATCCATACCTTGATATTAAAATATTCTGCTTCTGATGACAATGCCATTGAGAATGCACTGCTAGCTTTCTACGGAAAGTCTGGGCAGATGGAGGACTGTGAGACTATCTTTTCCAGAATGTCTGAGCGAAGAGACGAAGTCAGTTGGAATTCCATGATTTCTGGATATATACACAATGACACCCTGCACAAGGCCATGGATTTGGTATCGCACATGATGCAAGAGGGCCAAAGATTGGATGGTTTCACTCTTGCCACTGTTTTGAGTGCATGTGCTTCAGTTGCAACTTTAGAGCGTGGTATGGAAGTCCATGCATGTGCTATAAGAGCTTGTTTAGAAACTGATGTTGTTGTAGGTAGTGCACTAGTTGACATGTATGCAAAGTGTGGAAAGATAGATTATGCGTCAAGATTCTTTGAATTGATGCCTGTGCGCAACATGTATTCTTGGAATTCAATGATATCAGGCTATGCACGTCATGGACATGGACAAAAGGCTTTAAAGCTTTTCACAGAGATGAAACAGCAAGGGCAATTGCCAGATCATGTTACCTTTGTTGGGGTCCTATCAGCTTGTAGTCATGTAGGTTTAGTTGATGAAGGACTTAAGCATTTCAAGTCAATGAATGAAGTATATGGACTAGCACCTCGAATAGAGCACTTTTCTTGTATGGCAGACCTCCTTGGGCGAGCAGGTGATGTCAACAGGCTAGATGACTTTATCAAAACAATGCCAATGGATCCTAATGTTCTCATTTGGAGAACAGTTTTAGGAGCATGTTGTCGAACAAATGGCCGAAATACAGAGCTAGGACGGAAGGCTGCCAAGATGCTTATTCAGCTAGAGCCCCAGAATGCTGTGAACTATGTGCTGCTTTCGAACATGTATGCTGCTGGCGGGATGTGGGGAGATGTGGCGGAGGCAAGGCTGGCAATGAGGAAGGCTGCAGTGAAGAAGGAAGCTGGGTGTAGTTGGGTGACAATGAAGGATGAAGTTCATGTATTTGTGGCTGGGGATCAAACACATCCGGAAAAAGATAAAATCTACGAAAAACTGAAGGAGCTAATGAAGAAAATAAGGGATGCTGGATATGTGCCTGAAAGCAAATACGCACTCTATGACGTTGAACTTGAAAACAAAGAAGAGCTGTTGAGCTATCATAGTGAAAAGTTGGCAATTGCTTTTGTTCTCACTCGCAAGTCTGAATTACCAATCAGGATAATGAAGAACCTTCGGGTTTGTGGGGACTGTCACACTGCTTTCAAATATATATCAAAGATTGTTAATCGGCAGATAGTTCTGCGAGATTCCAATAGATTTCACCATTTTGATGGTGGCGCATGTTCTTGTGGGGATTATTGGTGA